One Nicotiana sylvestris chromosome 12, ASM39365v2, whole genome shotgun sequence genomic window carries:
- the LOC138883208 gene encoding uncharacterized protein → MAPYVALYGRWCRSPVGWFKPGESRLLGTNLVQDSLDKVKVIQEWLLTAQSRQKSYADRKVRDVSYMVGEKNYIGDPSLVLDFSMVQLDGDLTYDVEPVAILERQVQKLR, encoded by the exons atggctccgtatgtggctttatatgggaggtggtgtaggtctccagtaggttggtttaagccgggtgagtctaggcttttgggtacaaacttggtaCAGGAttctttggacaaggtgaaagtgattcaggagtggCTTCTTACAgcacagtcaagacaaaagagttatgctgacagaaaggttcgtgatgtgtcttacatggttggggagaag aattATATCGGTGATCCGTCTCTTGtcttggatttcagcatggttcaattagatggtgatttgacttatgatgtggagccagtggctattttggagcggcaggtccAAAAGTTAAGATAA